Proteins from a genomic interval of Croceicoccus naphthovorans:
- a CDS encoding phosphoribosyl-ATP diphosphatase, with product MTDKTLSTLHRLTATIESRKGGNPNESYVAKLFDRGPDYAARKLGEEAVETVVAALAGSDEELVGEAADVIFHLAVVLASRDLTLADALAELDRREGVSGIVEKASRTPE from the coding sequence ATGACCGACAAGACCCTGTCCACGCTGCACCGCTTGACCGCCACGATCGAGAGTCGCAAGGGCGGCAATCCGAACGAAAGCTATGTCGCAAAGCTGTTCGATCGCGGCCCCGACTATGCCGCGCGCAAGCTGGGTGAGGAGGCGGTTGAAACCGTCGTCGCCGCGCTGGCCGGTTCGGACGAGGAACTGGTGGGCGAAGCGGCGGACGTGATCTTCCACCTTGCCGTCGTGCTGGCATCGCGCGACCTGACGCTTGCCGACGCGCTGGCCGAACTGGACCGGCGCGAAGGCGTGTCGGGCATCGTGGAGAAGGCATCGAGGACTCCGGAATGA
- a CDS encoding histidine triad nucleotide-binding protein yields the protein MSPVDPKAPYDDNNIFAKILRGELPCTKVYEDEWAFAFEDIAPVAPIHVLVVPKGKYVSWDDFSERAPAEEIAGFVRAVGKIARDMELVDAGYRLINNIGPQGGQIVPHLHVHLLGGRVMGPMLTPG from the coding sequence ATGAGCCCCGTCGACCCCAAGGCACCCTACGACGATAACAACATCTTCGCGAAGATCCTGCGTGGCGAACTGCCCTGCACGAAGGTGTACGAGGACGAATGGGCCTTCGCCTTCGAAGACATTGCCCCCGTCGCGCCGATCCACGTGCTGGTCGTGCCGAAGGGCAAGTACGTCAGCTGGGACGATTTTTCCGAACGCGCCCCGGCGGAAGAGATCGCCGGTTTTGTCCGCGCCGTGGGCAAGATCGCACGCGACATGGAACTCGTCGATGCGGGTTATCGCCTGATCAACAACATCGGTCCGCAAGGCGGGCAGATCGTGCCGCACCTGCATGTCCACCTGCTGGGTGGGCGGGTCATGGGCCCGATGTTGACGCCGGGCTGA
- a CDS encoding YbgC/FadM family acyl-CoA thioesterase codes for MKPPAMSEPLPTPITGSLRDGVHYYPVRVFYEDTDLTGVVYHANYLRWFERARSDLLDVLGVDQRAAMEAGEGHYAISDLSIRYAAPARLSDAVLVETRSNRIARSFVEMNQRATRDGDLLAEMDIRVAFVSPEGRPRRQPESWLAAFDTLSPLT; via the coding sequence ATGAAACCGCCTGCCATGTCAGAGCCGCTTCCGACACCGATCACCGGATCGTTACGCGACGGCGTGCATTACTACCCCGTGCGCGTTTTCTATGAGGATACGGACCTGACCGGCGTCGTCTATCATGCCAACTATCTACGCTGGTTCGAACGGGCCCGTTCGGACCTGCTTGACGTGTTGGGCGTGGATCAGCGTGCCGCGATGGAGGCGGGCGAGGGGCATTACGCCATCTCCGACTTGTCGATCCGCTATGCCGCCCCAGCGCGGCTGAGCGATGCGGTGCTGGTCGAGACGCGGTCAAACCGTATCGCCCGCTCATTCGTTGAGATGAACCAGCGCGCCACCCGCGATGGCGACCTGCTGGCAGAGATGGACATTCGCGTCGCATTCGTTTCCCCCGAAGGCCGCCCGCGTCGTCAGCCCGAAAGCTGGCTTGCCGCCTTCGACACTCTTTCCCCTTTGACCTGA
- the tolQ gene encoding protein TolQ: MLATILLPDLLSVAVPAATTTAAPTRLDPVQLFLDADIVVQAVMAGLILASIWVWAIIVSFSMKMGSIDRRNRAFEERFWQADDIEPLVRSDADLPSRRIASAGIGEWKASTRGGVKDRDGLRQRLSSTLDAAVTNESDTLAEKLNFLATVGSVAPFVGLFGTVWGIMNSFFQIGAQENTSLAVVAPGISEALFATAIGLFAAIPAVIAYNRFSHRVNAFETKLYRFSDRFNASLSRELEAM, from the coding sequence TTGCTCGCCACGATCCTGCTTCCAGACCTGCTGTCCGTTGCCGTTCCGGCTGCCACCACCACCGCTGCGCCGACGCGGCTGGACCCGGTGCAACTCTTCCTCGATGCCGATATCGTCGTTCAGGCGGTGATGGCGGGTCTGATCCTTGCCTCGATCTGGGTCTGGGCGATCATCGTCTCCTTTTCGATGAAAATGGGCAGCATCGACCGCCGCAACCGCGCGTTCGAGGAACGGTTCTGGCAGGCAGACGATATCGAACCGCTGGTGCGCAGCGATGCCGACCTGCCTTCGCGCCGCATCGCATCGGCGGGCATCGGTGAATGGAAAGCTTCGACCCGCGGCGGCGTGAAAGACCGTGACGGCCTGCGCCAGCGGCTGTCCAGCACATTGGATGCCGCCGTCACCAACGAGAGCGATACGCTGGCCGAGAAGCTCAACTTCCTCGCCACCGTAGGGTCGGTCGCGCCGTTTGTCGGCCTGTTCGGCACCGTGTGGGGCATCATGAACAGCTTTTTCCAGATCGGCGCGCAGGAGAACACCTCGCTGGCGGTCGTCGCGCCCGGCATTTCGGAGGCTCTGTTCGCTACCGCCATCGGGCTTTTCGCGGCCATTCCCGCGGTCATCGCCTACAACCGCTTTTCGCACCGGGTGAATGCGTTCGAGACAAAGCTTTACCGCTTTTCCGACCGGTTCAACGCCTCGCTCAGCCGCGAACTGGAGGCGATGTAA
- a CDS encoding ExbD/TolR family protein, producing the protein MAEINVTPMVDVMLVLLIIFMVAAPLLVAGVPVDLPDSQAEALDNQDRQVTVSLDEQGLIYIDETRVPAGAFAERLAMISPSGQTAPPVVLRADRALDYGRVVAVMGALNKAGFRQISLVTHGSSESP; encoded by the coding sequence ATGGCCGAGATTAACGTGACGCCGATGGTCGACGTCATGCTGGTGCTGTTGATCATTTTCATGGTCGCCGCGCCGCTGTTGGTCGCAGGCGTTCCGGTCGATCTGCCAGACAGTCAGGCAGAGGCGCTGGACAATCAGGACCGGCAAGTGACCGTCAGCCTCGACGAACAGGGCCTGATCTACATCGACGAAACGCGCGTCCCCGCCGGGGCTTTTGCAGAGCGTTTGGCCATGATTTCGCCCAGCGGTCAGACCGCGCCGCCGGTGGTGCTACGCGCCGACCGTGCGCTCGATTACGGGCGGGTCGTGGCGGTGATGGGCGCGCTGAACAAGGCGGGTTTCCGACAGATTTCGTTGGTCACCCACGGTTCATCGGAAAGCCCATAG
- the tolB gene encoding Tol-Pal system beta propeller repeat protein TolB → MTKSTNIAGVISAALLAFTAQPVLAQDGGLTGSVSDESEWQDLGIAIPAFPAQQDVPTAAAPKTTSALGVELARIITADLKNNGLFRPVGPDALPRIAFTEATNPQFGRWTPLGSEMLVHGFVRAAADGQLTVGCYLYDVQLQSELVREGYVVSPSDWRRAAHKCADLIYSRLSGEDPFFDSKIAYIAETGPKGNRRKRLAIMDSDGANHTFITSGSSTALTPRYSPDYSKIAYLSYNDGNPRIYVYDINSKSQTLVAQSSNPTFAPRWSPDGRYILYSMATAGNTDIYRVSSAGGGTPVKLTNSPGIDIGGSYSPDGKRIVFESDRSGSQQIYVMDADGGNQKRISFFGGRAATPEWSPRGDQIAFTHITGNFRIATMSPGGGNVRHLTNAWQDEAPTWSPNGRIIQFFRTERGSGRTGLWQVDLTGRHLRKLETPEDASDPSWGPVRP, encoded by the coding sequence ATGACCAAGAGCACCAACATCGCCGGCGTGATCAGCGCCGCCTTGCTTGCCTTCACCGCGCAGCCCGTGCTGGCGCAGGATGGCGGCCTGACCGGTTCGGTTTCGGACGAGAGCGAATGGCAGGATCTTGGCATCGCGATCCCCGCGTTTCCCGCGCAGCAGGACGTGCCGACCGCCGCCGCGCCCAAGACCACCTCTGCACTGGGCGTTGAGCTGGCGCGCATCATCACCGCCGACCTGAAGAACAACGGCCTGTTCCGCCCCGTCGGCCCGGACGCATTGCCGCGCATTGCCTTTACCGAGGCGACCAACCCGCAGTTCGGACGCTGGACCCCGCTGGGCAGTGAGATGCTGGTGCACGGTTTCGTCCGCGCCGCGGCGGATGGGCAATTGACGGTCGGCTGCTACCTCTATGACGTGCAATTGCAGAGCGAGCTGGTCCGTGAAGGCTATGTCGTCAGCCCCAGTGACTGGCGCCGCGCCGCGCACAAGTGCGCCGACCTCATCTACTCGCGCCTGTCGGGCGAAGACCCGTTCTTCGATTCCAAGATCGCCTACATCGCGGAAACCGGGCCGAAGGGTAACCGGCGCAAGCGTCTGGCCATCATGGACAGCGACGGGGCGAACCACACATTCATCACGAGCGGATCGAGCACGGCGCTGACCCCGCGCTATTCGCCAGACTATTCAAAGATCGCCTACCTTTCGTACAACGATGGCAACCCCCGCATCTATGTCTATGATATCAACAGCAAGTCGCAGACGCTGGTCGCACAGAGCAGCAACCCGACTTTCGCCCCGCGCTGGTCGCCCGATGGCCGCTACATCCTCTATTCGATGGCCACGGCGGGCAATACCGACATCTATCGCGTGTCTAGCGCGGGTGGCGGCACGCCGGTCAAGCTGACCAACAGCCCCGGAATTGACATCGGCGGATCGTATTCGCCCGACGGCAAGCGCATCGTGTTCGAAAGCGACCGTTCGGGCAGCCAGCAAATCTATGTGATGGACGCCGACGGCGGCAATCAAAAACGGATCAGCTTCTTCGGCGGCCGTGCCGCGACCCCGGAATGGAGTCCGCGCGGCGACCAGATCGCGTTCACCCACATCACCGGCAATTTCCGCATCGCCACGATGAGCCCCGGCGGCGGCAACGTCCGCCACCTGACCAACGCATGGCAGGACGAGGCCCCGACATGGAGCCCGAACGGCCGCATCATCCAGTTCTTCCGCACCGAACGCGGATCGGGCCGCACCGGCCTGTGGCAGGTCGACCTGACCGGCCGTCATTTGCGTAAACTCGAAACGCCAGAGGATGCTTCCGACCCTTCGTGGGGACCGGTTCGGCCTTAA
- the pal gene encoding peptidoglycan-associated lipoprotein Pal yields MSILRTRMVAPIALIAAGSLALGACKTTPDELPPEPTPTPVATSTSTPGGPVPGSQADFIASVASDTVYFDTDRFNIDSADMATLQSQAQWLMQYANKRITIEGHCDERGTREYNLALGEKRANAAKNYLVSLGIAASRISTVSYGKERPVAMGSDESSWAQNRRAVTVTIQ; encoded by the coding sequence ATGTCCATCCTGCGCACCCGTATGGTTGCCCCGATCGCGCTGATCGCCGCCGGTTCGCTCGCGCTTGGCGCGTGTAAGACGACGCCCGACGAACTTCCGCCCGAGCCCACCCCGACCCCGGTCGCAACTTCGACGTCGACGCCCGGTGGCCCCGTTCCGGGCAGCCAGGCTGACTTCATCGCCTCGGTCGCATCGGACACCGTCTATTTCGACACCGACCGCTTCAACATCGACAGCGCCGACATGGCCACGTTGCAGAGCCAGGCTCAGTGGTTGATGCAGTATGCGAACAAGCGCATCACCATCGAAGGCCACTGCGACGAACGCGGCACCCGCGAATACAACCTCGCGCTGGGTGAAAAGCGTGCCAATGCGGCGAAGAACTACCTTGTCAGCCTCGGCATCGCGGCATCGCGTATCTCGACCGTCAGCTATGGCAAGGAACGTCCGGTTGCGATGGGTTCCGACGAATCGTCGTGGGCCCAGAATCGCCGTGCGGTTACCGTCACCATTCAGTAA
- a CDS encoding J domain-containing protein, producing MARSKRSIDWGFPRWRGYEAGREAQSVRLCDRVGCEESGDCPAPKSPNSNERWYFCQTHAAEYNKGWDYFAGLSAEEAAARAADEQRDNAGFRESAHYGWTGSGDGSRSRDEINALDLLDLEYDVDFATIKKAWRAKAKEVHPDVKPGDDEAAKEFHKLQLAYEVLRAAEERRQWAGPTAR from the coding sequence ATGGCCCGATCGAAACGTTCCATAGACTGGGGATTCCCCCGCTGGCGCGGCTATGAAGCTGGTCGCGAGGCGCAGAGCGTGCGCCTTTGCGACCGGGTTGGCTGCGAAGAATCGGGCGACTGTCCGGCTCCAAAAAGCCCGAACAGCAACGAACGCTGGTATTTCTGCCAGACCCACGCCGCCGAGTATAACAAGGGTTGGGATTATTTCGCCGGGCTGTCGGCAGAGGAAGCCGCCGCTCGCGCCGCCGACGAACAGCGCGACAATGCCGGGTTCCGCGAAAGTGCGCACTATGGCTGGACCGGTTCCGGCGACGGGTCGCGCAGCCGGGACGAGATCAACGCACTCGATCTGCTCGATCTGGAATACGATGTCGACTTTGCGACCATCAAGAAGGCGTGGCGCGCCAAGGCGAAGGAAGTGCACCCGGACGTAAAGCCGGGCGACGACGAAGCCGCCAAGGAATTCCACAAACTGCAACTGGCTTACGAGGTCCTCCGTGCCGCAGAGGAACGCCGCCAGTGGGCAGGGCCTACCGCCCGCTAG
- a CDS encoding alpha/beta fold hydrolase — MANPPKILFVHGAAADARVWTPIIAALPAEWQTEAITLSYFGEAEWPDDGSRFGPRLHAMEVAALADAMGGDVHLVCWSYAVHVGLQALLDAPARFASALFYEAGLAQYVSDPDDRATYGKDAHSMYGAVGAVMQKEGPEAAVRQLVGRSFATLAQDRQAMYLSNAPMLSLLMGGGEPPTEIGPDKLATIKTRCCVAMGANTRPAFSIPSKALAQHLPNATLDIVAGADHFMPETNPALFAAIVEDWIGGGAFG, encoded by the coding sequence ATGGCCAATCCGCCAAAAATCCTGTTCGTGCACGGCGCAGCCGCCGATGCGCGGGTCTGGACCCCGATCATCGCCGCCCTCCCTGCCGAATGGCAGACAGAAGCAATCACGCTTTCCTATTTCGGAGAAGCCGAGTGGCCCGACGACGGGTCGCGTTTCGGACCACGGCTCCACGCGATGGAGGTTGCCGCGCTGGCCGATGCCATGGGCGGCGACGTGCATCTCGTCTGCTGGTCCTATGCGGTCCATGTCGGGCTTCAGGCGTTACTCGACGCGCCTGCCCGGTTTGCCTCCGCCTTGTTCTATGAAGCGGGCCTAGCCCAATACGTGAGTGACCCTGACGACCGCGCTACCTATGGCAAGGACGCGCACAGCATGTACGGGGCCGTCGGGGCGGTGATGCAAAAGGAGGGGCCGGAAGCGGCGGTGCGCCAGCTGGTGGGGCGCAGTTTCGCCACGCTGGCGCAGGATCGTCAGGCCATGTACCTGTCGAACGCCCCGATGCTGTCGCTTTTGATGGGCGGTGGAGAGCCTCCGACCGAGATCGGGCCGGACAAGCTGGCCACGATCAAGACCCGCTGCTGTGTCGCGATGGGCGCGAATACGCGCCCCGCGTTCAGCATTCCCAGCAAGGCGCTGGCCCAGCACCTGCCCAATGCCACGCTGGACATTGTAGCGGGCGCCGATCACTTTATGCCCGAAACCAATCCCGCGCTGTTTGCGGCGATAGTAGAAGACTGGATCGGCGGAGGCGCATTTGGGTAG
- a CDS encoding peroxiredoxin: MQTTIPDVVLKTRVRDESIGGDNPFRWQDYPVRQEWAGKTVVIFSLPGAFTPTCTNEQCPAFERLHDDLCAAGADEVFCISVNDAFVMYQWGKHLGVEMVRMLPDGNGDFTRRMGMLIDKRHLGFGMRSWRYAMIVRDNEVVGWFPEPGINDAGENGDPYGESAPEHVLAALRGMA, from the coding sequence GTGCAGACCACCATTCCCGACGTAGTTCTGAAAACCCGCGTGCGCGACGAAAGCATCGGCGGCGACAACCCCTTCCGCTGGCAGGATTACCCGGTGCGACAGGAATGGGCGGGCAAGACCGTGGTAATCTTCTCGCTGCCCGGTGCCTTCACCCCGACCTGCACGAACGAACAATGTCCCGCGTTCGAGCGTCTGCACGACGATCTTTGCGCAGCTGGGGCGGACGAGGTGTTTTGCATCTCGGTCAACGATGCCTTTGTGATGTACCAGTGGGGCAAGCATCTTGGCGTAGAGATGGTCCGCATGCTGCCCGACGGCAATGGCGATTTCACCCGGCGGATGGGCATGCTGATTGACAAGCGGCATCTGGGTTTCGGCATGCGGTCTTGGCGTTATGCGATGATCGTCCGCGATAACGAAGTCGTAGGATGGTTTCCCGAACCCGGCATCAACGACGCGGGCGAAAACGGCGATCCCTATGGCGAAAGCGCACCCGAACACGTGCTGGCCGCCTTGCGTGGAATGGCCTAG
- a CDS encoding 2'-5' RNA ligase family protein, translating to MADARPIIVTATLPPELAAVANRLRRAHFPPDRNYLDAHLTLFHAIPPSCGDELRRLLAELAANEGPVPGEVVGVMSLGRGTAIRLESPELLDLRDRIADRFAGCLTAQDDHRPRLHVTVQNKITSQEARDLQAQLGAQIMPGPIRFPALEMYFYDGGPWEVAGKWPFRGKGRNRH from the coding sequence ATGGCCGATGCGCGCCCGATCATCGTCACCGCGACGTTGCCGCCGGAACTGGCGGCTGTCGCCAATCGATTGCGGCGCGCGCATTTCCCGCCGGATCGGAACTACCTCGACGCGCACCTTACCCTGTTTCACGCAATTCCGCCTTCGTGCGGGGACGAATTGCGGCGCCTGTTGGCCGAGTTGGCAGCGAATGAAGGGCCGGTGCCGGGTGAGGTCGTCGGTGTGATGTCGCTGGGTCGGGGAACCGCAATCAGGCTGGAAAGCCCGGAGTTGCTGGACCTGCGCGACCGGATTGCCGACCGGTTTGCGGGATGCCTGACTGCGCAGGACGATCACCGGCCGCGCCTGCATGTAACGGTTCAGAACAAAATTACCTCGCAAGAGGCGCGTGACCTGCAGGCACAGTTGGGGGCGCAAATCATGCCCGGCCCGATCCGATTTCCCGCGCTGGAGATGTATTTCTACGATGGCGGCCCGTGGGAAGTCGCTGGAAAATGGCCTTTTCGCGGGAAGGGGCGCAACAGGCATTGA
- a CDS encoding phage Gp37/Gp68 family protein, which yields MVAMMADKTKIEWADATVNYVNGCSVLSPGCKHCYAMKQAHRFPVRQGLTEKTAGGMVWTGEVRENPKALDQVLRWQKPRAIFWNAHGDLFHESVPGQWIDQQFAVMALTPQHRHMVLTKRSERMREYFSGYLVERIDCEIDAIIAEHVDPLHRRSDDLRAIAPDLDETWPLPNVWLGVSVEDQRRADERIPDLLATPAAIRFISAEPLLGPVDLLNYFDPTGACCGGEPEYRCDVCPSDAPWRYSEPSSDGQWAFDPQINWVIAGGESGPNARPMHPDWTRSLRDQCASAGVAFTFKQWGEWLPWEPGCPPEWESQNGRREDHHALLPVDIDADPKWDDGLWAIPEFEHFAFQRVGKKAAGRLLDGIQHDAVPTP from the coding sequence ATGGTGGCAATGATGGCTGACAAGACCAAGATCGAATGGGCCGACGCGACCGTGAACTATGTCAACGGCTGCTCCGTCCTCTCGCCCGGATGCAAGCACTGCTATGCGATGAAACAGGCGCACCGCTTCCCCGTGCGGCAGGGCCTGACCGAAAAGACGGCGGGCGGCATGGTCTGGACCGGCGAGGTGCGGGAAAACCCCAAGGCGCTGGACCAGGTGCTGCGCTGGCAAAAGCCTCGCGCGATCTTCTGGAACGCGCACGGCGACCTGTTCCACGAAAGCGTGCCCGGCCAATGGATCGACCAGCAATTTGCCGTGATGGCCCTGACGCCGCAGCACCGGCATATGGTCCTGACCAAGCGCAGCGAGCGGATGCGAGAATATTTTTCGGGATATTTGGTCGAAAGAATTGATTGCGAGATCGACGCGATCATCGCTGAGCACGTCGACCCGCTTCATCGGCGGTCTGATGACCTGCGCGCTATTGCGCCGGACCTCGATGAAACTTGGCCACTCCCGAACGTATGGCTCGGCGTCAGCGTCGAGGACCAGCGCCGAGCCGATGAGCGCATTCCCGACCTTCTCGCCACCCCCGCTGCGATCCGCTTCATCAGCGCCGAACCGCTGCTGGGGCCGGTGGATTTGCTGAATTACTTTGATCCAACGGGCGCATGTTGTGGTGGTGAACCGGAATACCGCTGTGACGTGTGCCCGTCCGATGCGCCGTGGCGATATTCAGAACCATCGTCCGATGGTCAGTGGGCCTTCGACCCGCAGATCAACTGGGTAATCGCCGGCGGCGAATCCGGCCCCAACGCCCGACCTATGCATCCCGACTGGACACGATCCCTGCGCGACCAATGCGCCAGCGCAGGCGTTGCCTTCACGTTCAAGCAGTGGGGGGAATGGTTGCCGTGGGAACCCGGCTGCCCGCCGGAGTGGGAATCACAGAACGGTCGTCGTGAGGATCATCACGCATTGCTGCCGGTCGACATCGATGCTGATCCGAAATGGGATGACGGACTTTGGGCAATCCCCGAATTCGAGCACTTTGCGTTCCAACGCGTCGGCAAGAAAGCCGCTGGCCGCCTGCTCGACGGCATCCAGCACGACGCGGTGCCCACCCCATGA
- a CDS encoding phosphoadenosine phosphosulfate reductase family protein, translating to MESQVKAIQHLIDEGALFVINHSGGKDSQAMTVIVRTLVPDDQLLVVHAELGDVEWDGCEELIRKTTAGLPLIVCKSVTDFWTMVDRRRMFPSPSNRQCTSDLKRGPIEREVRRYLKANPQFNGLIVNCMGLRAEESSSRAKLETLKVSARNSKAGRNWYEWLPIHDMSETTVFATIAQAGQEAHWVYAAGMRRKSCAFCIMACDSDLKRAAELRPKLYARYVAKERELGFTLSMSRRSLPEITGIAA from the coding sequence ATGGAAAGTCAGGTCAAAGCCATCCAACATCTGATCGACGAAGGCGCGCTCTTTGTCATCAATCACAGTGGCGGGAAGGACAGCCAAGCCATGACTGTGATCGTCCGCACATTGGTGCCTGACGATCAGCTACTCGTCGTGCATGCAGAGTTGGGTGATGTCGAGTGGGATGGCTGCGAAGAGCTGATCCGAAAGACGACAGCGGGACTGCCTCTCATCGTCTGCAAATCGGTCACCGACTTCTGGACGATGGTTGACCGCCGTCGCATGTTCCCGTCACCGTCCAACCGGCAGTGCACCAGCGATCTGAAGCGCGGGCCGATTGAGCGCGAGGTCCGCCGCTACCTCAAGGCGAATCCGCAGTTCAACGGCCTGATTGTCAATTGCATGGGACTTCGCGCCGAGGAAAGCAGCTCCCGCGCAAAGCTCGAAACACTCAAGGTATCTGCCCGCAACTCGAAGGCTGGGCGCAACTGGTACGAGTGGCTGCCGATCCACGATATGAGCGAGACCACTGTTTTCGCCACGATCGCCCAAGCCGGACAAGAGGCCCACTGGGTCTACGCAGCTGGAATGCGCCGCAAGAGCTGCGCCTTTTGTATCATGGCCTGCGACAGCGACCTGAAGCGCGCCGCCGAACTACGCCCCAAGTTATACGCCCGTTACGTGGCAAAGGAACGCGAGCTTGGTTTCACCCTTTCCATGAGCCGCCGCAGCTTGCCGGAAATCACTGGAATCGCGGCATGA
- a CDS encoding MT-A70 family methyltransferase, producing the protein MIEQRPNGGYGLIYADPPWAFNTHDGRRRTPTQKTFREAEDHYPTMSVEEMSALPVADLAAKDAVLAMWLVGSHLDVAFDLAAAWGFDRFVTDLFYWAKQKLIHAQQVDMFTGDIAPLPMSMGYFSRKQIEPCWLFRRGKGLPVRAHDVRQLIVAPRREHSRKPPEAAERLERMFGNVPRVELFAREPRPGWAAWGNETDKFAAPASSSAAIGQNEAAKIIPQPEIAA; encoded by the coding sequence ATGATCGAGCAGCGCCCCAATGGAGGCTACGGCCTGATCTATGCCGACCCGCCGTGGGCATTCAACACCCACGATGGCCGCCGCCGCACGCCTACGCAGAAGACCTTCCGCGAAGCGGAAGACCACTATCCGACCATGAGCGTCGAGGAAATGTCCGCCCTCCCGGTGGCCGATCTGGCGGCGAAGGATGCCGTGCTGGCCATGTGGCTCGTCGGCAGCCACCTCGACGTCGCGTTCGATCTCGCCGCCGCGTGGGGTTTCGACCGCTTCGTGACCGACCTGTTTTACTGGGCAAAGCAAAAGCTGATCCACGCCCAGCAGGTCGACATGTTCACCGGCGACATTGCGCCGCTGCCGATGTCGATGGGCTACTTCTCGCGCAAGCAGATCGAACCGTGCTGGCTGTTCCGGCGCGGCAAGGGCCTGCCGGTCCGGGCGCACGACGTCCGCCAGCTAATCGTCGCTCCGCGCCGCGAACACAGCCGCAAACCGCCAGAGGCGGCAGAACGCCTCGAACGCATGTTCGGCAACGTCCCCCGCGTCGAACTCTTCGCCCGCGAACCCCGCCCCGGTTGGGCTGCGTGGGGCAACGAGACCGACAAGTTCGCCGCCCCGGCCTCAAGCAGCGCAGCGATAGGCCAGAACGAAGCGGCCAAAATCATCCCGCAACCGGAGATTGCCGCATGA
- a CDS encoding HIRAN domain-containing protein yields the protein MTLPQMSLAVVGIDYPNRRGPGRRFELSLCSPGEPVELRREPENPADPRAVAVFSARGIQIGYLTAERCGRIGALIASGVEVRAIFQGIGPTAAWVRAAFHGESPDLPLPPPTDPASQSREFWPDED from the coding sequence TTGACCCTTCCGCAGATGTCCCTCGCCGTCGTTGGGATCGATTACCCCAACCGGCGCGGTCCTGGCCGACGCTTCGAACTCTCTCTGTGCTCGCCCGGCGAACCGGTCGAACTGCGCCGGGAACCTGAAAACCCGGCTGACCCGCGCGCCGTTGCCGTGTTCAGTGCACGCGGCATTCAGATCGGCTATCTGACTGCCGAACGCTGCGGCCGCATCGGCGCCCTCATAGCGTCAGGCGTCGAAGTGCGCGCCATCTTTCAGGGTATCGGCCCTACGGCGGCTTGGGTGCGCGCAGCATTCCACGGCGAATCGCCCGATTTGCCCCTGCCTCCCCCAACTGATCCAGCATCCCAAAGTCGGGAATTTTGGCCCGACGAGGATTAG
- a CDS encoding LexA family transcriptional regulator gives MMQRYCARSAHSSSPQCAKYAHDIFVRELHRGAVDTEWIKKRKRELGVTDASLAAALGVERSVANKIVNGKVDMNARRADAVADLLQVSRDEVLFRAGITTSVPPPMPSSPATDTGEVVQIQKLDLSLSMGSGTLIDGYVEAEPVNFDLAFIRAITRSPSNNLRLVTGIGDSMYPTLNWGDAIMIDIADRQLARQDGIYWIDLYGAAGIKRLRTVGRDRILVISDNPAMADQEVDAGDLRIEGRAIWVARGL, from the coding sequence ATGATGCAGCGTTATTGTGCAAGAAGTGCACATTCGTCAAGCCCGCAATGTGCAAAATATGCGCACGACATTTTTGTGCGTGAGTTGCACAGAGGCGCGGTGGACACTGAATGGATCAAAAAGCGAAAGCGCGAACTCGGCGTGACCGATGCCTCACTTGCTGCCGCGCTGGGCGTTGAACGCTCGGTCGCGAACAAGATTGTGAATGGCAAAGTCGACATGAACGCCCGCCGCGCCGACGCGGTTGCAGACCTGTTGCAAGTGTCGCGTGACGAAGTGCTTTTTCGCGCTGGCATCACGACGTCCGTTCCCCCGCCGATGCCTTCTTCACCTGCAACCGACACCGGCGAGGTCGTACAGATACAGAAGCTGGACCTTTCACTCTCAATGGGGTCAGGGACGTTGATTGACGGCTATGTAGAGGCAGAACCCGTCAACTTCGATCTGGCCTTTATCCGTGCGATCACCCGATCCCCGTCAAACAATCTCCGTCTCGTTACCGGGATCGGCGACAGCATGTATCCAACCCTGAACTGGGGCGATGCCATCATGATCGACATCGCGGATCGCCAGCTGGCGCGGCAGGACGGCATCTACTGGATCGACCTTTACGGCGCTGCTGGCATCAAACGTCTTCGCACCGTCGGGCGCGACCGCATTCTCGTCATCTCGGACAACCCGGCAATGGCCGATCAAGAGGTTGATGCGGGGGACTTGCGCATCGAAGGCCGCGCCATCTGGGTGGCAAGGGGCTTGTAG